A portion of the Ferrovum sp. JA12 genome contains these proteins:
- a CDS encoding ComEC/Rec2 family competence protein translates to MKLAGLAGSDTGGNFNMKAYPTRPQSYLSNIGINSIWRFILTHPDMDHLDGFNALMDELAISNFWHSGADKPKPDFNGYNGYKEEDWDRYAKVKQGNEQGTTTLKILAGDIFKYANQDDIGEGADGLQVIAPTRDLVDKANENEDFNDCSYVIVYRTAGFKIIFTGDSHDATWEHILDNHIEDVANCDLLIAPHHGRDSGRSWDFLDVLKPRLTLFGVANSDHLAYDAWNRRGLDKITNNQAGNVVLDIDGDRMHVYVENDVYAESMNPGNATRNVLGYRTLGYLTAS, encoded by the coding sequence ATGAAATTAGCAGGCCTCGCGGGCTCCGACACGGGCGGCAACTTTAACATGAAGGCCTATCCAACAAGGCCGCAGTCCTACTTGTCCAATATCGGGATCAACTCAATCTGGCGCTTCATCCTGACCCATCCTGATATGGATCACCTGGACGGGTTCAATGCCTTGATGGACGAGTTGGCCATCAGCAACTTCTGGCACTCGGGCGCCGACAAACCCAAGCCTGACTTCAATGGCTACAATGGCTATAAGGAAGAAGACTGGGATCGTTACGCGAAGGTAAAACAGGGCAACGAGCAAGGCACCACAACGCTAAAAATCCTTGCTGGCGACATTTTTAAGTATGCAAACCAAGACGATATCGGCGAGGGTGCCGATGGGCTCCAAGTGATCGCACCAACCAGAGACCTGGTGGATAAAGCCAACGAGAACGAAGATTTCAACGACTGCTCCTACGTGATTGTCTATCGCACGGCCGGCTTCAAGATCATCTTCACGGGCGATTCCCATGACGCGACATGGGAGCACATCTTGGACAATCATATTGAGGATGTCGCGAACTGCGACCTGCTGATTGCTCCGCACCACGGGCGCGATTCCGGTCGCTCATGGGATTTTTTGGATGTATTAAAGCCGCGCTTGACTCTGTTCGGTGTAGCCAACTCGGACCACCTAGCTTATGACGCTTGGAATCGACGTGGGCTGGATAAGATCACCAACAACCAAGCGGGCAATGTAGTCCTGGACATAGACGGTGATCGTATGCATGTCTATGTCGAGAACGATGTGTATGCTGAATCCATGAACCCGGGAAATGCCACGCGAAACGTACTTGGTTACCGAACACTGGGCTATCTGACGGCTAGTTGA
- a CDS encoding type III restriction-modification system endonuclease yields the protein MKLKFKTQAYQTAAVQAVVDCFKGQPPATAEAISYRIDPGKAKKGVEDLFAEGGFKNADLKLTDIALLENITQVQHQQNLPQSSELVKTKVSRVNLDVEMETGTGKTYCYIKTIFELNKQYGWSKFIIVVPSIAIREGVAKSLEITAEHFLETYHKKARFFIYNSKQLHHLESFSSDAGVNVMVINVQAFAARGADNRRIYDELDDFQSRRPIDVISANRPILILDEPQKMEGSATLKSLEEFKALMVLRYSATHKTTHNKIHRLDALDAYNQKLVKKIAVRGISVKGLAGTNAYLYLQSIEISTKKPPEARVEFEQKLKSGEIKPVVRKLVKTDNLFDLSNGLDQYRGYVVSDINANTDTLSFTNGVELFVGEADGDVNEAALRRIQIREAIKAHFDKELALFQQGIKVLTLFFIDEVAKYRDYSAADEKGDYARIFEEEYQSYLNEVLDLDETPYIKYLRDIAPAKTHKGYFSIDKKTKRDVDPAVAARGESAGLSDDVDAYDLILKQKERLLSLQEPVRFIFSHSALREGWDNPNVFVICALKHSDNTISRRQEVGRGLRLSVNQTGDRMDHPAIVHDVNVLTVVASESYKDFVSALQKDISESLSVRPKVADEAYFTGKVLKTATGDVEVTPQLAKQIYKYLLKNDYSDDTDRITGTYHEAKKEGTLAPLPPELQAHAEQVYQLIDSVFSDSQMFEISDDRRPKKNPLNSNFDKQEFKELWNRINRKAAYSVDFDSAELVTKAVNELDKSLRVTPLQYTIQTGEQAAQVTYDGLKDGEAFVLKATETEKNVHSIHSAVKYDLIGKVAEGTQLTRRTTADILKGISVAVFAQFRTNPESFIAEAVRLINEQKATMIIEHLAYDPVEDKFDLDIFTAGQTKQDFSKAGDKLKRHIYDYVITDSGIEREFVKELDTCTEVVVYAKLPRGFLIPTPVGDYNPDWAVTFKEGTVKHVYFVAETKGSMSSMVLNEIEKTKIKCARKFFDEINRKYAPENVKYDVVNSFGKLMELVK from the coding sequence ATGAAACTCAAATTCAAGACGCAGGCTTATCAGACAGCGGCGGTGCAAGCCGTGGTCGACTGCTTCAAAGGGCAACCGCCTGCAACGGCGGAGGCCATCAGCTACCGCATCGATCCGGGCAAGGCCAAGAAAGGGGTCGAAGACCTGTTTGCGGAGGGCGGGTTCAAGAACGCCGACCTGAAGCTGACCGATATTGCGCTGCTGGAGAACATCACCCAAGTTCAGCATCAACAGAACTTGCCGCAGTCGTCCGAACTGGTGAAGACCAAGGTTAGCAGGGTCAATCTTGATGTCGAGATGGAGACTGGCACTGGCAAGACCTATTGCTACATCAAGACCATCTTCGAGCTGAACAAGCAGTACGGCTGGAGCAAGTTCATCATCGTGGTGCCCAGCATTGCCATCCGCGAAGGCGTGGCCAAGTCACTGGAGATCACGGCAGAGCACTTTCTGGAGACGTATCACAAGAAGGCGCGCTTCTTCATATACAACTCCAAGCAACTGCACCATCTGGAGAGCTTCTCTTCGGACGCGGGGGTCAACGTGATGGTAATCAACGTGCAGGCGTTTGCCGCCCGTGGCGCTGATAACCGGCGCATCTACGACGAGCTCGATGATTTTCAGTCGCGCCGCCCGATTGATGTGATCAGCGCCAACCGGCCGATTCTGATCCTGGACGAGCCACAAAAAATGGAGGGCTCGGCAACCCTGAAGTCCTTAGAGGAATTCAAGGCACTGATGGTGCTGCGTTACTCGGCCACCCACAAGACCACGCACAACAAGATCCATCGGCTGGACGCGCTGGATGCCTACAACCAGAAGCTGGTGAAGAAGATTGCGGTGCGCGGTATCTCGGTAAAGGGGCTGGCCGGTACCAATGCCTACCTGTACTTGCAGTCCATCGAGATTTCGACCAAAAAGCCACCCGAAGCCCGTGTCGAGTTCGAGCAGAAGCTGAAGTCCGGCGAGATCAAGCCTGTGGTGCGCAAACTGGTGAAGACCGATAACCTGTTCGACCTTTCAAACGGGCTGGATCAGTACCGTGGCTATGTGGTGTCGGACATCAACGCCAACACTGACACCTTGAGTTTCACCAACGGCGTGGAGCTGTTTGTGGGCGAGGCTGATGGCGACGTGAATGAGGCGGCCCTGCGTCGCATCCAGATTCGGGAAGCCATCAAGGCTCACTTCGATAAGGAGCTGGCCCTGTTCCAGCAAGGCATCAAGGTGCTGACCTTGTTCTTCATCGACGAAGTCGCCAAGTACCGTGACTACTCAGCGGCCGACGAGAAAGGTGACTACGCACGGATTTTTGAAGAGGAGTACCAGAGCTACCTCAACGAGGTGCTGGACCTGGATGAAACGCCGTACATCAAGTACCTAAGGGACATCGCCCCAGCCAAGACACACAAGGGCTATTTCTCCATCGACAAGAAGACCAAGCGTGACGTTGACCCCGCAGTTGCAGCCCGTGGCGAGAGCGCCGGGTTGTCTGATGACGTGGATGCTTATGACCTGATCTTGAAGCAGAAGGAGCGCCTGTTGTCATTGCAGGAGCCGGTGCGCTTCATCTTCTCGCACTCGGCCCTGCGTGAAGGCTGGGACAACCCGAACGTGTTCGTGATCTGTGCTCTCAAACACAGCGACAACACCATTTCCCGGCGTCAAGAAGTGGGCCGTGGCCTGCGTTTGTCGGTCAATCAGACTGGCGACCGGATGGATCATCCCGCCATCGTCCATGACGTCAACGTGCTCACGGTCGTGGCCAGCGAGAGCTACAAAGACTTCGTCTCTGCACTGCAAAAGGACATTAGCGAGTCCTTGTCGGTCCGCCCCAAGGTGGCAGACGAAGCCTACTTCACCGGCAAGGTGCTCAAGACCGCGACCGGCGATGTCGAGGTCACGCCGCAATTGGCCAAGCAGATCTACAAGTACCTGCTCAAGAACGACTACAGCGACGACACCGACCGTATCACCGGCACGTACCACGAGGCCAAGAAGGAAGGCACCCTGGCACCGCTACCACCGGAGCTGCAGGCTCATGCCGAGCAGGTGTACCAACTGATCGACAGCGTCTTCAGCGACAGCCAGATGTTTGAGATCAGCGACGACCGTCGCCCGAAGAAGAACCCGCTCAACAGCAACTTCGACAAACAGGAGTTCAAGGAGCTGTGGAACCGGATCAATCGCAAGGCAGCTTACAGCGTTGACTTTGATTCAGCGGAGTTGGTCACGAAGGCCGTCAACGAACTGGACAAGAGTCTGCGCGTGACACCGTTGCAGTACACGATTCAGACCGGCGAGCAGGCTGCCCAGGTGACCTATGACGGGCTAAAGGATGGCGAAGCCTTCGTGCTCAAGGCCACCGAAACCGAAAAGAATGTGCATTCCATCCACTCGGCCGTGAAGTACGACCTCATTGGGAAGGTCGCCGAAGGGACGCAACTGACCCGGCGCACGACGGCAGACATCCTCAAGGGGATCAGCGTCGCGGTGTTTGCACAGTTCCGCACCAATCCGGAAAGCTTCATCGCCGAGGCCGTTCGACTGATCAACGAGCAGAAGGCAACGATGATCATCGAACACTTGGCCTACGACCCGGTCGAGGACAAGTTCGACCTCGACATCTTCACCGCAGGCCAGACCAAGCAGGACTTCAGCAAGGCTGGTGACAAGCTCAAACGGCACATCTACGACTACGTGATCACCGATTCCGGCATTGAGCGGGAGTTCGTGAAGGAGCTGGATACCTGCACTGAAGTCGTCGTATACGCCAAGTTGCCTCGCGGCTTCCTGATCCCCACGCCAGTCGGTGACTACAATCCCGACTGGGCCGTCACGTTCAAGGAAGGCACGGTCAAGCACGTGTACTTCGTGGCCGAGACCAAGGGGTCGATGTCGTCAATGGTGCTCAACGAGATTGAGAAAACCAAGATCAAGTGCGCCCGGAAGTTCTTCGATGAGATCAACAGGAAGTACGCCCCCGAAAACGTCAAGTACGACGTGGTCAACAGCTTCGGAAAGTTGATGGAGCTGGTGAAATGA
- a CDS encoding site-specific DNA-methyltransferase, whose product MEKMKMHSPNLTQDNIARIRELFPGCVTEAKGEDGVVKLAVDFDQLRQELAESIVEGPQERYHLNWPGKREALLTANAPIAKTLRPVRSESVDFDTTKNLFIEGDNLDALKLLQETYLGKVKMIYIDPPYNTGTDLLYEDDYSESNDSYRVKSNQQDEMRRKLTLNTEANGRFHSDWLSMIYSRLRLALNLLAEEGVIFISIDENEVTNLRKVCDEVFGEKNALSPFIWSLPRGINAGHISRSHEYVVGYAKDKSKLPLFNKQGDAEHSIDRCNKKVDRRHPASEISFPAGVRYEGTDQILTGELSGTESVEIVGQMVFKDGALQSAVTLKAGWTMKNMIQDWLDGKKVYDTKGQEILEFFFKENGKLYSKKRVEFESPKSILSDVPDTQIARTQIAELLGNQDIFPYPKPSALIERLVSLTTEPGDIVLDFFAGSATTAQAIFDVNVIKSPGRRFILVQLPEPLDEGNVDNAAAIEFCESIRKPANIAEISKERIRRAGKKVKKDNAQKAGGDKLDIGFRILKVDASNMAEVYYAPDALDKTNLDLFVDNIKPDRTSDDLLFQVMLDWGVDLALPITKQSIQGKDVFFVDGNVLAACFDASGSIDEAFVKELAKQQPLRVVFRDAGYKNSAVKINVEQIFKLLSPATEVKCI is encoded by the coding sequence ATGGAAAAAATGAAAATGCACTCGCCCAATCTCACGCAGGACAACATCGCCCGCATTCGCGAGCTGTTTCCGGGCTGCGTCACCGAAGCCAAGGGCGAAGATGGCGTTGTGAAGCTCGCGGTGGATTTTGACCAGCTGCGGCAGGAGCTGGCTGAGTCAATTGTCGAAGGGCCACAGGAACGCTACCACCTGAATTGGCCGGGTAAGCGTGAGGCACTGCTGACGGCCAATGCACCGATTGCCAAGACACTTCGGCCTGTGCGCTCCGAAAGCGTGGACTTCGATACCACGAAGAATCTCTTCATCGAGGGCGACAATCTCGACGCGCTGAAGCTGCTTCAGGAAACGTATCTCGGCAAAGTGAAGATGATTTACATCGATCCACCATACAACACGGGAACTGATTTGCTTTATGAAGATGACTATTCGGAGAGCAATGACTCCTACCGAGTCAAGTCAAACCAACAGGATGAGATGCGCAGAAAGCTAACCCTGAATACGGAGGCCAATGGCAGATTTCATTCGGACTGGTTGTCTATGATTTACTCAAGACTCAGGCTCGCATTGAACTTGTTAGCCGAAGAGGGCGTCATTTTCATTTCCATAGATGAAAACGAGGTTACTAACTTGCGGAAGGTATGCGATGAGGTGTTTGGGGAGAAAAATGCCCTTTCGCCATTTATTTGGTCGCTACCTCGTGGCATTAATGCAGGTCACATTTCAAGGTCACACGAATACGTTGTTGGTTACGCGAAAGACAAGTCCAAGCTACCCTTGTTCAATAAGCAGGGTGATGCTGAGCACTCAATTGACAGATGCAACAAGAAAGTTGACCGTCGGCATCCGGCATCGGAAATTAGCTTCCCAGCTGGCGTACGGTACGAAGGCACGGATCAGATATTGACGGGGGAGTTATCGGGCACGGAGTCGGTTGAGATCGTTGGGCAAATGGTATTTAAGGACGGTGCGCTGCAAAGTGCCGTTACGCTTAAAGCCGGTTGGACAATGAAAAACATGATCCAAGACTGGCTTGATGGCAAGAAAGTGTACGACACAAAGGGCCAAGAAATTCTTGAATTTTTCTTCAAGGAAAACGGGAAGTTATATTCAAAGAAAAGGGTGGAATTCGAGTCGCCTAAGTCGATTCTGTCCGATGTTCCAGACACCCAGATCGCACGAACACAAATTGCGGAGCTGCTTGGCAATCAGGATATTTTCCCGTACCCAAAGCCATCAGCGCTAATTGAGCGCTTGGTCAGCCTCACTACTGAGCCGGGCGATATTGTTTTGGATTTCTTCGCGGGTTCAGCAACGACCGCGCAAGCCATCTTTGACGTAAACGTAATCAAGTCTCCAGGAAGGCGCTTCATACTGGTTCAGTTACCTGAGCCATTGGATGAAGGTAACGTAGACAATGCCGCCGCGATCGAATTTTGCGAGAGCATTCGGAAGCCTGCCAACATTGCAGAAATAAGCAAGGAGCGCATTCGACGAGCTGGCAAGAAAGTGAAAAAGGACAACGCTCAAAAGGCAGGGGGCGACAAGCTAGACATTGGCTTTCGCATTCTTAAAGTTGACGCTTCCAATATGGCTGAGGTCTATTACGCACCTGATGCGCTTGACAAGACCAACCTCGACCTGTTCGTTGACAACATCAAGCCCGACCGCACGTCTGATGACCTGCTGTTCCAGGTGATGCTGGACTGGGGCGTCGATCTGGCCCTGCCCATTACCAAGCAGTCCATTCAAGGCAAAGACGTGTTTTTTGTCGATGGCAATGTGCTTGCCGCCTGCTTCGACGCCAGCGGAAGCATCGACGAAGCCTTCGTGAAGGAACTGGCCAAGCAGCAGCCGCTTCGTGTGGTGTTTCGCGACGCAGGCTACAAGAACAGCGCGGTGAAGATCAACGTCGAGCAGATTTTCAAGCTCTTGTCGCCCGCCACCGAAGTGAAATGCATCTGA
- a CDS encoding DUF2130 domain-containing protein → MHEIICPHCGKAFKIDEAGYADILKQVRDSDFERQLHERLELAEQDKRNAVELAQAKIANELQKAVSDKDAVIQELKSKIDAGEVARQLAVAQALSAVEKERDALANELEQAKHDKHTASKLAEAKLLNELQKTAATKEAEIQELKAKLDASNIAQKLAITEAVSSVEKERDELKNGLQRVELEKHLAEKSLKERYETQIKDRDDAIERLRDMKARLSTKMVGETLEQHCETEFNRIRATAFPRAYFEKDNDSRTGSKGDYIFRDSDEAGTEIVSIMFEMKNEIDETATKKKNEDFLKELDKDRIEKGCEYAILVSLLEPDSELYNSGIVDMFHRHPKMYVVRPQFFIPIITLLRNAAMNSLKYKSELALMKAQNIDITNFETELETFKTAFGKNYDLAARRFQTAIDEIDKSIDHLQKTKEALLGTDKNLRLANDKAQDVTIKKLTRGNPTMAAKFDELKNQDSSDKE, encoded by the coding sequence ATGCATGAAATTATCTGCCCGCACTGCGGTAAGGCATTCAAGATTGATGAGGCCGGGTATGCGGACATCCTGAAGCAAGTTCGCGATAGCGACTTCGAGAGGCAGTTACATGAGCGGCTTGAGCTGGCTGAGCAGGACAAGCGCAACGCCGTCGAACTCGCTCAAGCAAAAATCGCCAACGAATTACAGAAGGCTGTTTCTGACAAGGATGCCGTGATTCAGGAGCTGAAATCCAAGATCGATGCCGGTGAGGTTGCACGGCAACTCGCTGTAGCCCAAGCCTTGAGCGCAGTGGAGAAAGAACGCGACGCGCTTGCAAACGAGCTTGAGCAGGCGAAGCATGACAAGCACACCGCATCCAAACTCGCTGAGGCCAAACTACTGAACGAATTGCAGAAAACTGCTGCGACCAAAGAGGCAGAGATTCAGGAGCTGAAGGCGAAGCTCGACGCCAGTAACATCGCACAAAAACTCGCGATCACCGAGGCAGTCAGTTCAGTCGAAAAGGAACGCGACGAGCTGAAGAACGGCTTGCAGCGGGTAGAGCTTGAAAAACATCTCGCCGAGAAGTCCCTGAAGGAAAGGTACGAGACGCAGATCAAAGATCGCGATGACGCGATCGAGCGCCTTCGAGACATGAAGGCGCGGCTATCGACCAAGATGGTCGGTGAAACCCTTGAACAGCACTGCGAGACCGAGTTCAACCGAATCCGTGCCACAGCGTTTCCCAGGGCGTACTTCGAAAAGGACAACGATTCGCGAACCGGCAGCAAGGGCGACTACATTTTTCGCGACTCGGATGAGGCTGGCACCGAGATAGTCTCGATTATGTTCGAGATGAAAAACGAGATTGACGAAACGGCTACCAAGAAAAAGAACGAAGACTTCTTGAAGGAGCTCGACAAGGATCGCATCGAGAAGGGGTGCGAGTACGCAATTCTGGTCTCCCTGCTCGAACCCGACAGTGAGCTATACAACTCCGGGATTGTCGATATGTTTCATCGCCACCCAAAGATGTACGTCGTCCGCCCGCAGTTCTTCATTCCCATCATCACGCTGTTGAGAAATGCAGCGATGAATTCACTCAAGTACAAGTCGGAGCTGGCGCTCATGAAAGCGCAAAACATCGACATCACGAACTTTGAAACCGAGCTTGAGACTTTTAAGACTGCATTCGGGAAGAACTACGACCTTGCCGCCAGGCGCTTCCAAACGGCGATTGATGAGATCGACAAATCGATTGACCACCTGCAAAAAACGAAGGAGGCGCTGCTCGGCACCGATAAAAATCTTCGTCTTGCGAACGACAAGGCGCAAGACGTGACGATCAAGAAGCTGACTCGGGGCAATCCGACGATGGCGGCCAAGTTCGACGAACTTAAGAATCAAGATTCGTCTGATAAAGAATGA
- a CDS encoding ATP-dependent nuclease: MKIRSVHIRNFRALKDVTIPFDSVTTFIGPNGAGKSTVLRALDWFFNGKPGSLTDKDCSFGATDEDIEIQVTFAELTENDREALGKYAPEGVDTFTAWKRRFPDGSDELSANAKGFPEFNAIKAASGAAAKKDMYTALRLSQPCLGLPAANTGAAVEQAMTAWEASHTDHLVNAPEPLKTDFFGFNSGGKMSGLFDFVLITADLRASEESIDGKSSIIGRILERSVDRAAADEAIAEIVEESRAKQQKVYEEKFKTQLDAMTTQLNEVVASYSPGRAVTVSPAEVVLKAPRTTFEVAVLDGTTETHVERQGHGFQRTLLISALQLLAQSGAASAEGIICLAIEEPELFQHPIQAQAFAKVLRSLTEDADMRIQVTYATHSPYFLEARHFDQVRRLTRSSDETPVVSVHYATVADVKAKLHGIVDADVVDRRLDHNVADQLAIALFANRAFLVEGPTESSVFYGIGDRSAPGSLEAAGVSIVFVGAKTSIPLAHAILTSIGVPVYALFDADGEFEARAKAKNKKQEDIDKERNNHAAENRKLMRYFGLPEEDFPSATVTDKAAIFEDNLEAFLSTNWPEWVTACNDVEVAAGIRLKKNQLAYRTATLKAEGEVPEMLLKILTKVGGK; this comes from the coding sequence ATGAAGATCCGATCCGTTCACATCAGGAACTTTCGCGCGTTAAAAGACGTGACGATCCCCTTTGATTCCGTCACGACTTTTATCGGGCCTAACGGAGCCGGCAAGTCAACTGTGCTTCGTGCGCTCGACTGGTTCTTCAATGGCAAGCCTGGGTCGCTGACGGATAAGGATTGCTCATTTGGCGCGACTGACGAAGACATCGAAATTCAGGTCACATTCGCTGAGCTTACCGAGAATGACCGCGAGGCACTTGGCAAGTACGCGCCGGAAGGTGTTGATACGTTCACTGCATGGAAGCGCCGATTCCCTGATGGCTCTGATGAACTCTCCGCCAATGCAAAGGGCTTTCCAGAGTTCAACGCGATCAAGGCGGCAAGCGGTGCTGCAGCGAAGAAGGATATGTACACCGCTCTTCGGCTTAGCCAACCATGCCTGGGCCTCCCGGCGGCGAACACCGGCGCTGCCGTTGAACAGGCAATGACAGCATGGGAGGCATCTCACACTGATCATCTTGTCAACGCTCCTGAACCACTGAAAACTGACTTCTTCGGTTTCAACAGCGGCGGCAAGATGAGTGGTCTTTTCGACTTCGTTCTGATTACTGCCGACCTTCGGGCGAGCGAGGAGTCGATTGACGGGAAGTCGAGCATCATTGGCCGAATTCTTGAGCGTTCGGTCGATCGTGCAGCAGCTGATGAAGCGATCGCAGAAATCGTCGAGGAGTCACGCGCGAAGCAGCAGAAAGTCTACGAGGAGAAGTTCAAGACGCAGCTCGATGCCATGACGACGCAGCTCAACGAGGTCGTCGCGTCTTACTCGCCTGGTCGGGCTGTTACGGTTTCCCCTGCTGAGGTGGTACTCAAGGCCCCTCGGACCACATTCGAGGTGGCAGTGCTCGATGGCACAACCGAGACTCATGTTGAGCGACAGGGACATGGCTTTCAGCGCACGCTTCTAATCTCGGCCCTCCAGCTCTTGGCGCAGTCAGGCGCAGCGTCAGCAGAAGGTATCATCTGTCTTGCGATCGAGGAGCCGGAACTCTTTCAGCACCCGATCCAAGCCCAAGCGTTCGCAAAAGTGCTACGGTCTCTCACCGAGGACGCCGATATGCGCATTCAAGTGACTTATGCAACTCATAGTCCCTACTTTCTTGAGGCGCGGCACTTTGATCAAGTCAGACGGCTGACAAGGTCGTCTGATGAGACCCCAGTGGTCTCTGTTCATTACGCAACGGTTGCTGACGTAAAGGCCAAGCTGCACGGAATTGTGGATGCTGATGTGGTTGATCGAAGACTTGACCACAATGTGGCCGATCAACTCGCTATCGCACTCTTTGCGAACCGAGCATTCCTTGTGGAAGGACCGACAGAATCATCAGTGTTCTATGGCATTGGAGATAGGTCTGCACCCGGCTCGCTTGAAGCGGCAGGTGTATCCATTGTCTTCGTAGGTGCCAAAACGTCGATCCCACTCGCACATGCGATCCTGACCTCGATTGGCGTGCCTGTTTACGCACTCTTTGATGCGGATGGCGAGTTTGAGGCACGCGCCAAGGCCAAAAACAAGAAGCAAGAAGATATCGATAAGGAGCGGAACAATCATGCAGCAGAGAACCGCAAGCTAATGCGGTATTTCGGGCTACCTGAAGAAGACTTCCCGTCCGCCACCGTTACTGATAAAGCTGCAATTTTCGAGGATAACCTTGAAGCGTTCCTGTCGACAAACTGGCCAGAGTGGGTCACGGCCTGCAACGACGTCGAGGTTGCCGCAGGGATAAGACTTAAGAAGAATCAACTCGCCTACCGAACGGCAACACTCAAGGCCGAGGGCGAAGTGCCTGAGATGCTTTTAAAAATCTTGACCAAAGTGGGAGGTAAATAA
- a CDS encoding DUF4391 domain-containing protein gives MSQPARFESNAAFINYPKQTAFGRTLPKNKIYEHSGANTRLKDLFVEQVEQIVWQYKLAPETINLPAKPGVPELQIFTIQLKTAELNLDVLRCIDGAVQFPIIYELSFDGRTQVIAAYKRPNESDASRWVLSDYFATAWLPSDVERAAMPLALDLGSLYEQVLHRLIPTPARQQEGLADLVARVEQVAAKQREVEKAASKLAKEKQFNRKVEINAELRKLKKSWRSSTSDR, from the coding sequence ATGAGTCAGCCCGCCCGATTCGAGTCGAATGCCGCGTTCATCAACTACCCGAAGCAGACCGCCTTTGGCCGCACCCTGCCAAAGAACAAGATCTACGAACACAGTGGTGCCAATACGAGGCTGAAGGACTTGTTCGTTGAACAGGTGGAGCAGATCGTCTGGCAATACAAGCTGGCCCCGGAAACGATCAACCTGCCCGCCAAGCCGGGTGTGCCAGAGCTTCAGATTTTCACCATCCAGCTCAAGACGGCGGAGCTGAATCTGGACGTCTTGCGCTGCATCGATGGCGCGGTGCAGTTTCCCATCATTTACGAGCTGAGCTTTGATGGCCGAACACAGGTGATTGCCGCGTACAAGCGCCCAAACGAGTCAGACGCCAGCCGTTGGGTCTTGAGCGACTACTTTGCGACGGCATGGTTACCGAGCGATGTCGAGCGCGCCGCCATGCCGTTGGCGCTCGACTTGGGTAGCTTGTACGAGCAGGTGCTTCACCGCCTGATTCCCACGCCCGCGCGCCAGCAAGAAGGCCTTGCTGACTTGGTCGCCCGCGTCGAACAGGTTGCGGCGAAGCAGCGTGAGGTCGAAAAGGCCGCCAGCAAACTTGCCAAAGAAAAGCAATTCAACCGCAAGGTGGAGATCAACGCTGAACTTCGGAAGCTAAAAAAGAGCTGGAGGAGCTCAACCAGTGACAGATAA